A stretch of Pseudomonas sp. LRP2-20 DNA encodes these proteins:
- a CDS encoding polysaccharide lyase family 7 protein, whose product MTVNISNLTIATPVAVSSTNPVALELNGAEAIAQFPSVVKVLSDGSIQFSAPTKGASSKSTHRTRCEWSETQNWTLDSAPDHWNRQTMTLTKVNSAQKVVISQMHVRGDDSPPVKVFWNKGNITMGFRQSYNQADPVNSTLLQGVPLGTEFDVIIHATSAGAVKVTARCNGASKSSSSLQLDDTWDTRLFEFHGGIYNQVDYTDATPSSDGSVCIISALSLSHG is encoded by the coding sequence ATGACCGTGAACATCAGCAATCTAACGATCGCCACCCCCGTGGCAGTTTCTTCAACGAACCCCGTAGCGCTTGAACTCAACGGTGCCGAGGCAATCGCCCAGTTTCCTAGCGTGGTGAAAGTGCTCAGCGACGGGTCGATCCAGTTCTCGGCGCCGACCAAAGGGGCGTCAAGCAAGAGCACCCACAGAACCCGTTGCGAATGGTCGGAGACACAGAACTGGACGCTGGACAGCGCCCCGGACCACTGGAATCGCCAGACCATGACGCTGACCAAGGTCAACTCGGCGCAAAAGGTGGTCATCAGCCAGATGCACGTCAGGGGCGATGACAGCCCGCCGGTGAAAGTGTTCTGGAACAAGGGCAATATCACCATGGGATTCCGCCAGTCCTACAACCAGGCCGATCCAGTCAACAGCACCCTGCTGCAGGGCGTGCCGCTCGGCACGGAGTTCGACGTGATCATCCATGCCACGTCGGCGGGCGCGGTCAAGGTGACCGCCAGGTGCAATGGCGCCTCCAAATCATCGAGCAGCCTGCAACTCGATGACACCTGGGACACACGCCTGTTCGAATTCCACGGCGGCATCTACAACCAGGTCGACTACACCGATGCAACGCCGTCCAGCGATGGTTCGGTGTGCATCATTAGCGCACTGTCGCTCAGTCATGGCTGA
- a CDS encoding c-type cytochrome, protein MTPLSRVVIGGLLILAWPAAHAAEGKTIFTQGGTNPAAMACVGCHGPDGKGVAAAGFPRLAGLPVAYLSKQLHDWRTGSRQHPVMAPLAKALSEDEIEAVSRYLAGLPGDPAPDLRRQQIASNPTERLALYGDWSRQIPGCVQCHGPGGSGVGEHFPPLAGQPAAYLVAQLNGWREGSRSNDPNQLMVGVAKAMTDAEVKAIAEYFAQPASPEVKP, encoded by the coding sequence ATGACACCGTTGAGTCGCGTCGTGATCGGCGGCCTGCTGATCCTCGCCTGGCCTGCGGCGCATGCCGCCGAAGGCAAGACAATTTTTACCCAGGGCGGGACCAACCCCGCTGCCATGGCCTGCGTGGGCTGCCATGGCCCGGACGGCAAGGGGGTTGCCGCCGCCGGGTTCCCTCGCCTGGCTGGCCTGCCGGTCGCTTACCTGAGCAAGCAGCTGCATGACTGGCGCACTGGCAGCCGCCAGCATCCGGTCATGGCGCCGCTGGCCAAGGCCCTGAGCGAAGACGAAATCGAGGCTGTCAGCCGCTACCTGGCCGGCTTGCCGGGTGATCCTGCCCCGGACCTGCGCCGCCAGCAGATCGCCAGCAACCCCACCGAACGCCTGGCCCTCTATGGCGACTGGAGCCGGCAGATTCCCGGTTGCGTGCAGTGCCACGGCCCTGGCGGCAGTGGGGTCGGCGAGCACTTCCCGCCGCTGGCTGGGCAGCCCGCTGCCTACCTGGTGGCCCAGCTCAACGGCTGGCGCGAGGGTAGCCGCAGCAATGACCCCAACCAGTTGATGGTAGGCGTGGCGAAGGCCATGACCGACGCCGAAGTCAAGGCGATTGCCGAGTACTTCGCCCAGCCCGCCAGCCCGGAGGTCAAGCCATGA
- a CDS encoding NAD(P)H-dependent flavin oxidoreductase, whose product MSNWPDRRILDLLGIELPILQAPMAGASGSAMAIAVARAGGLGALPCAMLTGDQVRGEIEAFRAACPGRPLNLNFFCHQPPAPDPARDARWKQALKGYYAEVGADFDAPTPVSNRAPFDEQSCVLVEQMRPEVVSFHFGLPHAALLQRVKASGAKVLSSATTVEEAQWLEANGCDAIIAMGYEAGGHRGMFLSDDITSQIGTFALVPQIADAVGLPVIAAGGIGDYRGLVAALALGASAVQLGTAYLFCPEAKVSPAHRRALDTAPASDTALTNLFTGRPARGINNRIMRELGPMSELAPRFPLAGGALMPLRAITDAQGNSDFSNLWSGQALRLGKHLPAEQLTREMADRALALIAR is encoded by the coding sequence ATGAGCAACTGGCCCGACCGTCGTATCCTCGATCTGCTGGGCATCGAGTTGCCCATTCTGCAGGCGCCCATGGCCGGCGCCAGCGGTTCGGCCATGGCCATTGCCGTGGCCAGGGCGGGCGGCTTGGGCGCCCTGCCTTGCGCCATGCTCACCGGCGATCAGGTACGTGGCGAGATAGAAGCATTCCGCGCGGCCTGCCCTGGCCGGCCGCTGAACCTGAACTTCTTCTGCCACCAGCCGCCAGCGCCGGACCCCGCGCGCGACGCTCGCTGGAAGCAGGCACTGAAAGGGTATTACGCCGAAGTCGGCGCCGACTTCGATGCGCCGACGCCGGTGTCCAACCGTGCGCCGTTCGATGAACAGAGCTGCGTGCTGGTCGAGCAGATGCGCCCGGAGGTGGTGAGCTTTCACTTCGGTTTGCCGCACGCTGCACTGCTGCAGCGGGTCAAAGCCTCGGGCGCCAAGGTGCTGTCCAGCGCCACCACCGTGGAAGAAGCGCAGTGGCTGGAAGCCAATGGCTGCGATGCGATCATCGCCATGGGCTATGAGGCCGGCGGGCATCGCGGCATGTTCCTCAGCGACGACATCACCAGCCAGATCGGCACCTTTGCCCTGGTGCCGCAGATCGCCGATGCCGTGGGCCTGCCGGTGATCGCCGCCGGTGGCATTGGCGACTACCGTGGCCTGGTGGCGGCCCTGGCCCTGGGCGCCAGCGCGGTGCAGCTCGGCACGGCCTACCTGTTCTGCCCCGAGGCCAAGGTCTCCCCTGCCCACCGCCGCGCATTGGACACCGCACCGGCCAGTGACACCGCGCTGACCAACCTGTTCACCGGGCGCCCGGCGCGGGGCATCAACAACCGCATCATGCGCGAGCTGGGGCCGATGAGCGAACTGGCCCCGCGCTTCCCGCTGGCCGGCGGCGCACTGATGCCACTGCGGGCGATTACCGATGCGCAGGGCAACAGCGATTTCAGCAACCTGTGGTCGGGGCAGGCGTTGCGCTTGGGCAAGCACTTGCCGGCTGAGCAGTTGACCCGGGAGATGGCTGACAGGGCGTTGGCGCTTATTGCTCGGTAA
- the modA gene encoding molybdate ABC transporter substrate-binding protein — MRIRLPHLAATTLASLISLNSAWADEVQVAVAANFTAPIQAIAKDFEKDTGHKLIAAYGATGQFYAQIKNGAPFEVFLAADDSTPAKLEQEKDTVPGSRFTYAIGTLALWSAKPGYVDAKGEVLKKNQFQHLSIANPKAAPYGLAATQVLDKLKLTEATKPKIVEGQNIAQAFQFVSTGNAELGFVALSQVYKDGKVTEGSAWIVPANLHEPIKQDAVILNKGKDNPAAKALVDYLKGPKAAAVIKSYGYEI, encoded by the coding sequence ATGCGTATCCGCCTGCCTCACTTGGCCGCCACCACCCTGGCCAGCCTGATCTCCCTCAACAGCGCCTGGGCCGACGAGGTGCAGGTTGCGGTCGCGGCGAACTTCACCGCACCGATCCAGGCCATCGCCAAGGACTTCGAGAAAGATACCGGCCACAAGCTGATCGCCGCCTACGGCGCCACCGGGCAGTTCTACGCACAGATCAAGAACGGCGCGCCGTTCGAAGTGTTCCTTGCAGCTGACGACAGCACCCCGGCCAAGCTCGAACAGGAAAAGGATACGGTCCCAGGCTCGCGCTTCACTTACGCCATCGGCACCTTGGCCCTGTGGTCGGCCAAGCCTGGCTATGTGGATGCCAAGGGTGAAGTGCTGAAGAAGAACCAGTTCCAGCACCTGTCCATCGCCAACCCGAAAGCCGCCCCTTACGGCCTGGCCGCCACCCAGGTGCTGGACAAGCTGAAGCTGACCGAGGCCACCAAGCCCAAGATCGTCGAAGGCCAGAACATCGCCCAGGCCTTCCAGTTCGTGTCCACCGGCAACGCCGAGCTGGGTTTCGTCGCTCTGTCGCAGGTCTATAAGGATGGCAAGGTGACCGAAGGTTCGGCCTGGATCGTGCCTGCCAACCTGCACGAGCCGATCAAGCAGGATGCGGTCATCCTCAACAAAGGCAAGGACAACCCTGCCGCCAAGGCCCTGGTCGACTACCTGAAAGGCCCGAAAGCCGCTGCAGTGATCAAGTCCTACGGTTATGAAATCTGA
- the modB gene encoding molybdate ABC transporter permease subunit, translated as MPLDASDFGAIWLTLKLASLTTLILLIVGTPIAWWLARTRSWLRGPVGAVVALPLVLPPTVIGFYLLIALGPHGWLGQATQALGLGTVVFSFTGLVIGSTVYSMPFVVQPLQNAFAAIGQRPLEVAATLRASPWDTFVHVVLPLARPGFVTASILGFAHTVGEFGVVLMIGGNIPDKTRVVSVQIFDHVEAMEYAQAHWLAGAMLVFSFLVLLLLYAGRRGKTGWS; from the coding sequence ATGCCGCTGGACGCCAGTGACTTCGGCGCGATCTGGCTGACCCTCAAACTGGCCAGCCTGACCACGCTGATCCTGCTGATCGTCGGCACGCCCATCGCCTGGTGGCTGGCGCGCACGCGCTCGTGGCTACGTGGGCCGGTGGGCGCGGTGGTGGCATTGCCACTGGTGCTGCCGCCGACGGTGATCGGCTTCTACCTGCTGATCGCCCTCGGCCCGCACGGCTGGCTCGGCCAGGCTACCCAGGCACTGGGCCTGGGTACCGTGGTGTTCAGCTTCACCGGCCTGGTGATCGGCTCGACGGTGTACTCCATGCCCTTCGTGGTGCAGCCGCTGCAAAACGCCTTCGCCGCCATCGGCCAGCGCCCGCTGGAAGTGGCGGCGACCCTGCGTGCCAGCCCCTGGGACACGTTCGTTCACGTGGTGCTGCCGCTGGCCCGCCCCGGCTTCGTCACCGCCAGCATCCTCGGCTTTGCCCATACCGTGGGTGAGTTCGGCGTGGTGCTGATGATCGGTGGCAATATCCCCGACAAGACCCGTGTGGTCTCGGTGCAGATCTTCGATCACGTCGAGGCCATGGAATATGCGCAAGCCCACTGGCTGGCCGGTGCCATGCTGGTGTTCTCGTTCCTGGTACTGCTCCTGCTGTATGCGGGACGCCGCGGCAAGACGGGTTGGAGCTGA
- a CDS encoding DNA topoisomerase IB has product MLDCPLPPSLHYVDDSQPGLTRRRWRDRFIYLDAQGQRVRDKETLARIAALVIPPAYTDVWICSDPQGHLQATGRDARGRKQYRYHAQWRELRDQHKYGRMLAFAQALPKLRAQLEAHLARPGLDREKVMALVVSLLDHTLIRIGNQRYLRDNQSYGLTTLRNRHVQVQGSTVRFQFRGKRGVEHNVTLRDRRLANLLKRCMELPGQALFQYLDEDGQRHSIGSSEVNQFLQQLTGADFTAKDYRTWAGSSLALSLLRPLAWEPESEAKRQVAAIVRQVAARLGNTPAVCRRCYIHPAVLEHYALGRLANLPGRRVRKGLDSEEVALLLFLQALETTADD; this is encoded by the coding sequence ATGCTCGACTGCCCTCTGCCGCCCAGCCTGCATTATGTCGACGACAGCCAGCCGGGCCTCACCCGGCGCCGCTGGCGCGACCGCTTCATCTACCTCGATGCCCAAGGGCAGCGCGTTCGCGACAAAGAAACCTTGGCGCGCATCGCCGCGCTGGTGATTCCGCCGGCCTACACCGATGTGTGGATCTGCAGCGACCCGCAGGGCCACCTGCAAGCCACCGGCCGCGATGCCCGTGGCCGCAAGCAATACCGTTACCACGCCCAGTGGCGTGAGCTGCGCGACCAGCACAAGTACGGGCGCATGCTGGCCTTTGCCCAGGCGCTGCCGAAACTTCGCGCGCAGCTGGAGGCGCACCTGGCGCGCCCAGGCCTGGATCGAGAGAAAGTCATGGCGCTGGTGGTGAGCCTGCTCGACCACACGCTGATCCGCATCGGCAACCAGCGCTACCTGCGGGATAACCAGTCCTACGGCCTGACCACCCTGCGCAATCGCCACGTGCAAGTACAGGGCAGCACCGTGCGCTTCCAGTTCCGCGGCAAGCGCGGCGTGGAGCACAATGTCACGCTGCGTGACCGGCGCCTGGCCAACCTGCTCAAACGCTGCATGGAGCTGCCTGGGCAGGCGCTGTTCCAGTACCTGGATGAAGACGGCCAACGGCACAGCATCGGCTCCAGTGAGGTCAATCAGTTCCTGCAGCAACTGACCGGCGCCGACTTCACCGCCAAGGACTACCGTACCTGGGCCGGCAGCAGCCTGGCCCTGAGCCTGCTCAGGCCACTGGCATGGGAGCCGGAGAGCGAAGCCAAGCGCCAGGTCGCGGCCATCGTCAGGCAGGTCGCCGCCCGCCTGGGCAACACCCCGGCGGTTTGCCGGCGCTGCTACATCCACCCGGCCGTGCTCGAGCATTACGCCCTCGGGCGCCTGGCCAACTTGCCCGGGCGCCGAGTGCGCAAGGGGCTGGACAGCGAAGAGGTGGCCTTGCTGCTTTTTCTCCAAGCCCTTGAAACAACAGCCGATGATTGA
- a CDS encoding DUF1883 domain-containing protein, whose product MKFVHQREHLNEDDIVVIECSQRCNIRLMNDANFRSFKNGGRHTYHGGHFERFPAKITVPSTGFWNITIDTVTSRPISVTRKPNLTHKIKIIRRSSSKLG is encoded by the coding sequence ATGAAATTCGTACACCAGCGCGAGCACCTCAACGAGGACGATATCGTCGTCATCGAGTGCTCCCAGCGCTGCAACATCCGCCTGATGAACGACGCCAATTTCCGCAGCTTCAAGAACGGCGGCCGGCACACCTACCACGGTGGCCACTTCGAGCGCTTCCCGGCCAAGATCACCGTGCCCAGCACCGGTTTCTGGAACATCACCATCGATACCGTGACCAGCCGCCCGATCTCGGTAACGCGCAAACCGAACCTGACCCACAAGATCAAGATCATCCGCCGCTCGTCGTCGAAACTCGGATAA
- the csrA gene encoding carbon storage regulator CsrA — MLILTRKVGESIVINDDIKVTILGVKGMQVRIGIDAPKDVQVHREEIFKRIQAGSPAPEKHDDQH, encoded by the coding sequence ATGCTGATACTCACCCGTAAGGTTGGCGAAAGTATCGTCATCAACGATGACATCAAAGTCACCATTCTGGGCGTAAAAGGGATGCAGGTGAGGATTGGCATCGATGCACCAAAGGATGTCCAGGTGCACCGTGAAGAAATCTTCAAACGCATCCAGGCCGGCAGCCCGGCTCCGGAAAAGCACGACGACCAACACTGA
- a CDS encoding DoxX family protein, with product MRYSLFDGQRDFILLIARVLLMILFVLSGWAKLTGFEGTVGYMTSLGAPAPMLAAAVAVFMEFIVGILLILGFYTRPLAFLFALFVLGTGLLGHPFWNMVDPERAANMTQFLKNLSICGGLLVLAVSGPGRFSVDGR from the coding sequence ATGCGCTACTCCCTGTTCGATGGTCAACGCGACTTCATCCTCCTGATCGCCCGCGTGCTGCTCATGATCCTCTTCGTCCTTTCCGGCTGGGCCAAGCTCACCGGCTTCGAGGGCACGGTCGGCTACATGACTTCGCTGGGCGCCCCCGCCCCGATGCTGGCGGCGGCGGTTGCGGTGTTCATGGAGTTCATCGTCGGCATCCTGCTGATCCTCGGTTTCTACACACGCCCGCTGGCCTTCCTGTTCGCCCTGTTCGTGCTAGGCACCGGGCTGCTTGGCCATCCGTTCTGGAACATGGTCGACCCGGAGCGCGCCGCCAACATGACCCAGTTCCTGAAAAACCTCAGCATCTGCGGCGGCCTGCTGGTGCTGGCAGTCAGCGGCCCGGGGCGCTTCTCGGTCGACGGGCGCTGA
- a CDS encoding two-component system sensor histidine kinase NtrB, which produces MVSADCTDHPVMPASRYEQLVQSVVDYAIYMLDASGHVVSWNAGAQRIKGYRAEEVIGRHFSLFFTPQDCAEGRPERLLRQALEQGVAQDEGWRVRKDGTQFWALAALDVIRDEQGQIVGLAKVTRDITDRRESALQLDAVRAQLFQAQKLEALGQLTGGLAHDFNNLLTIIINSARLAQASHDPARVARMLEHILDAGQRGTELTQQLLSFARHRQLDVSLIAPTRLLESTRGLLEHALPREIELQEYVQPDLPLIEVDIGQLQMVLLNLLFNARDAIGERGSIDLAVLTVDLAGEVEGLHGTFVCFEVNDSGDGIDPQVLPRIFEPFFTTKPFGKGTGLGLSQVYGFAKQSNGAISVESTLGQGTCMRLYLPAYQPVAGAQDNR; this is translated from the coding sequence ATGGTTTCAGCCGACTGTACCGATCACCCTGTCATGCCCGCCAGCCGCTATGAGCAGCTGGTGCAGTCAGTGGTGGATTACGCCATCTACATGCTCGACGCCTCCGGCCATGTAGTGTCCTGGAATGCAGGTGCGCAACGGATCAAGGGCTACCGCGCCGAAGAAGTCATAGGCCGGCATTTCTCGCTGTTCTTCACCCCGCAGGACTGCGCCGAAGGGCGCCCGGAGCGCCTGCTCAGGCAGGCGCTGGAGCAGGGGGTGGCACAGGACGAGGGCTGGCGCGTGCGCAAGGATGGCACGCAATTCTGGGCCTTGGCCGCGCTCGATGTGATCCGCGACGAACAGGGGCAGATCGTCGGCCTGGCCAAGGTCACCCGTGATATCACCGACCGGCGCGAATCGGCGCTGCAGCTCGACGCTGTGCGCGCACAGCTGTTCCAGGCGCAGAAGCTCGAAGCGCTGGGCCAGCTCACCGGCGGCCTGGCACACGACTTCAACAACCTGCTGACCATCATCATCAATTCGGCGCGCCTGGCGCAGGCCAGCCATGACCCGGCGCGGGTCGCGCGCATGCTCGAGCATATCCTCGATGCCGGCCAGCGCGGCACCGAACTGACCCAGCAATTGCTCAGTTTTGCCCGCCACCGCCAGCTCGATGTCTCGCTCATCGCTCCGACCAGGCTTCTGGAGTCCACGCGTGGCCTGCTGGAGCACGCGCTACCGCGTGAAATCGAGTTGCAGGAGTACGTGCAGCCCGACCTGCCGCTGATCGAGGTGGATATCGGGCAGCTGCAGATGGTGTTGCTCAACCTGCTGTTCAACGCGCGCGATGCGATAGGCGAGCGGGGCAGCATCGACCTGGCGGTGCTCACGGTCGATCTGGCGGGCGAAGTGGAGGGGCTGCATGGCACGTTCGTGTGCTTCGAAGTGAATGACAGTGGTGACGGTATCGACCCGCAGGTGCTGCCGCGCATATTCGAGCCGTTCTTCACCACCAAGCCTTTCGGCAAGGGGACCGGTCTTGGTCTCAGCCAGGTCTACGGCTTCGCCAAGCAAAGCAATGGCGCCATCAGTGTGGAAAGCACGCTCGGCCAAGGTACATGCATGCGCCTGTACCTCCCGGCCTATCAGCCCGTAGCAGGGGCACAAGACAACAGGTAG
- a CDS encoding response regulator, whose product MNTILIVDDEYLIADILGFALEDEGFLVEKASNGRKALEALKEKRVELVITDYMMPVLNGEELVRAIRDELALPDLPVILMSGAQASQGRPELFAAVFDKPFDMDRMIAKVRELLGT is encoded by the coding sequence ATGAACACCATCCTGATCGTCGATGACGAATACCTGATCGCCGATATCCTCGGTTTTGCCCTGGAGGACGAAGGCTTTCTGGTGGAAAAGGCGAGCAACGGGCGCAAGGCGCTGGAGGCGCTGAAGGAAAAACGCGTGGAACTGGTGATCACCGACTACATGATGCCGGTGCTCAATGGCGAGGAACTGGTGCGGGCGATTCGCGACGAACTGGCACTGCCTGACCTGCCGGTGATTCTCATGAGCGGCGCTCAGGCCAGCCAAGGGCGCCCGGAGCTGTTCGCTGCGGTCTTCGACAAGCCGTTCGACATGGACAGAATGATCGCCAAGGTGCGCGAGCTGCTCGGCACCTGA
- the modC gene encoding molybdenum ABC transporter ATP-binding protein → MSGSIVARLKLARDDFTLDVDLNLPGRGISALFGHSGSGKTSCLRCLAGLERAASAYIEVNGEVWEDSARGHFLAPHLRPVGYVFQEASLFPHLSVRGNLEFGWRRIAAAERKVSLDQACQLLGIGHLLARKPATLSGGEAQRVGIARALLSSPRLLLMDEPLAALDGPRKREILPYLERLHAELDIPLVYVSHAQDEVARLADHLVLLEQGRAMANGPIGETLARLDLSLAQGEDAGVVFEGMVVGHDPHYDLLDLRLPGSDAPVLRIAHPPLSIGSTLRVKVQARDVSLALRADSTSSILNRLAVRVRETRPADNPAHVLVSLDAGGNALLARITRFSADQLGLHLGQALFAQIKSVALLG, encoded by the coding sequence ATGAGCGGATCGATTGTGGCGCGCCTGAAGCTGGCACGCGACGACTTCACCCTGGACGTCGACCTGAACCTGCCCGGTCGCGGCATCAGCGCGCTGTTCGGCCACTCGGGCTCAGGCAAGACGTCATGCCTGCGCTGCCTGGCCGGGCTGGAGCGTGCGGCCAGCGCCTATATCGAGGTCAATGGCGAGGTCTGGGAAGACAGCGCCCGTGGCCACTTCCTGGCACCGCACCTGCGCCCGGTGGGCTATGTGTTCCAGGAAGCCAGCCTGTTCCCGCACCTGTCGGTGCGCGGCAACCTGGAATTCGGCTGGCGGCGCATTGCTGCGGCCGAGCGCAAGGTCAGCCTCGACCAGGCCTGCCAGCTGCTGGGCATCGGCCACCTGCTGGCACGCAAGCCGGCCACCTTGTCGGGCGGCGAGGCACAACGGGTCGGCATTGCCCGCGCATTGCTCAGCAGCCCGCGGCTATTGTTGATGGACGAACCACTGGCGGCACTCGACGGGCCACGCAAGCGCGAGATACTGCCCTACCTCGAACGGCTGCACGCTGAACTGGACATCCCGCTGGTGTACGTGAGCCATGCCCAGGATGAAGTGGCGCGGCTGGCCGACCACCTGGTGCTGCTGGAGCAAGGCCGGGCCATGGCCAATGGGCCGATCGGCGAGACCTTGGCCCGCCTCGACCTGTCCCTGGCCCAGGGCGAGGACGCCGGGGTGGTTTTCGAGGGCATGGTGGTCGGCCACGACCCGCACTACGACCTGCTGGACCTGCGCCTGCCCGGCAGCGACGCACCGGTGCTGCGCATCGCCCACCCGCCACTCAGCATCGGCAGTACCTTGCGCGTCAAGGTCCAGGCCCGGGATGTAAGCCTGGCACTGCGCGCCGACAGCACCTCAAGCATTCTCAACCGCCTGGCGGTGCGGGTGCGCGAGACACGCCCGGCGGACAACCCGGCGCATGTGCTGGTAAGCCTGGATGCCGGCGGCAACGCCTTGCTGGCGCGCATCACCCGGTTCTCGGCGGACCAGCTGGGCTTGCACCTGGGCCAGGCGCTGTTCGCGCAGATCAAGTCGGTAGCGTTATTGGGCTGA
- a CDS encoding ATPase domain-containing protein, with translation MVQALKRLVTGIEGLDALLKGGLVAGASYIVQGPPGAGKTILANQLACSHVRDGGKVLVATLLAESHERLFQYLATLEFFDPALVGDQIQFVSAFDTLEQEGLDAVVRLLRQEIGKQQASLLIVDGVLNARVRAETALDTKKFVSELQGHAAFAGCTVLLLTSARLDDNSPEHTMVDGVIELGEQLVGSRAVRHVQLRKTRGSGALSGRHECLIDESGMHVYPRLEALYSHPSQLGSASLNRVSTGVGALDEMLGGGLTLGSVSLLIGPSGIGKTSLGLAFLAAASAEQPALHFGFYETPARLRLKAASLGYDFAAQERAGALQLCWQPTTEGLLDQVGARLLAQVEQQGSKRVLIDSLGAFSRLATDPARLNAFFRALVGELRARDVSVMLTWEMRDIFGSEITAPAPDLSSIVDNLMLMRFVELDSQLRRMLSILKVRDSHHDPALHELQIGPQGISLRKAFEGACGVLSGTPVPQGGG, from the coding sequence ATGGTGCAGGCACTCAAACGGCTGGTCACGGGGATCGAAGGGCTCGATGCGCTGCTCAAGGGCGGCCTGGTTGCGGGCGCCTCCTACATCGTTCAGGGGCCGCCTGGCGCGGGCAAGACCATCCTCGCCAACCAGTTGGCCTGCAGCCACGTGCGTGACGGTGGCAAGGTGCTGGTGGCGACCTTGCTCGCCGAGTCCCATGAGCGGTTGTTCCAGTACCTGGCGACCCTCGAGTTCTTCGACCCGGCCCTGGTCGGTGACCAGATCCAGTTCGTCAGTGCCTTCGATACCTTGGAGCAGGAGGGGCTCGATGCGGTGGTCAGGTTGCTGCGCCAGGAAATCGGCAAACAGCAGGCGAGCCTGCTGATCGTCGATGGGGTGCTCAATGCCCGGGTGCGCGCGGAAACGGCGCTGGATACCAAGAAATTCGTCTCGGAACTGCAGGGGCATGCGGCCTTTGCCGGTTGTACCGTGCTGTTGCTGACCAGTGCCCGGCTGGATGACAACAGCCCGGAACACACCATGGTCGATGGTGTGATCGAGTTGGGCGAGCAACTGGTCGGTAGCCGCGCGGTGCGCCATGTGCAGTTGCGCAAGACGCGTGGCAGCGGGGCATTGTCCGGGCGTCACGAGTGCCTGATCGATGAGTCGGGGATGCATGTCTACCCGCGCCTGGAAGCACTTTACAGCCACCCCAGCCAGCTCGGCAGCGCCTCCTTGAACCGGGTATCCACAGGCGTTGGGGCACTGGACGAAATGCTGGGCGGGGGCCTGACACTGGGCTCGGTCAGCCTGCTTATCGGCCCCTCGGGGATCGGCAAGACCTCCCTGGGCCTGGCCTTTCTGGCGGCCGCCAGCGCCGAGCAGCCAGCCTTGCATTTCGGCTTCTACGAAACCCCTGCCAGGCTGCGGCTCAAGGCCGCATCACTGGGCTACGACTTCGCCGCGCAAGAGCGCGCGGGTGCTTTGCAGCTATGCTGGCAACCGACCACCGAAGGCCTGCTGGACCAGGTGGGTGCACGACTGCTCGCGCAGGTCGAGCAGCAGGGCAGCAAGCGCGTGCTGATCGACAGCCTGGGCGCGTTCAGCCGCCTGGCAACCGACCCGGCGCGGCTCAATGCGTTCTTCCGTGCGCTGGTTGGCGAGCTGCGGGCGCGGGATGTCAGCGTCATGCTCACCTGGGAGATGCGTGATATTTTCGGTTCGGAAATCACCGCCCCGGCACCGGACCTGTCGAGCATCGTCGACAACCTCATGCTGATGCGCTTCGTCGAACTGGACTCGCAGCTGCGGCGCATGCTGTCGATCCTGAAGGTGCGCGACAGCCATCACGACCCAGCGCTGCACGAACTGCAGATCGGGCCGCAGGGCATTAGCCTGCGCAAGGCGTTCGAGGGCGCCTGTGGCGTACTTTCGGGCACTCCGGTGCCGCAAGGGGGTGGCTGA